In Thauera sp. JM12B12, one DNA window encodes the following:
- the rpoZ gene encoding DNA-directed RNA polymerase subunit omega — MARITVEDCLKRIPNRFQLTLAATYRARQLTAGGTPQIELEPGDNDKPTVIALREVAAGKVGLEMLNRGQA, encoded by the coding sequence ATGGCCCGCATCACCGTCGAAGACTGCCTGAAAAGGATTCCGAACCGCTTCCAGCTCACCCTGGCGGCAACCTATCGTGCCCGCCAGCTCACTGCCGGCGGCACGCCGCAGATCGAACTCGAGCCCGGCGACAACGACAAGCCCACCGTGATCGCGCTGCGTGAAGTGGCGGCGGGCAAGGTCGGTCTCGAGATGCTCAATCGCGGCCAGGCCTGA
- a CDS encoding site-specific DNA-methyltransferase, translated as MQHSQAIIDRKPPLVACEQEDQGVLSVSSLQDRVTRAMLSIVPSDGSTIGNTALRREIEKRLQSEGLAMGDDDYWQAHSALVADGALVKGQGRGGSVRRAQAGGNVESSASGGLADDAGGFALQVQQTPELRSTPTPPKAPAAATRPTAPVTRNAAGEAAQIISYRHADKRKNNPEVGMVTPATDPEAGKTRWAYDPHLDPALQFDPARANIEKLIDDALASGDTDRMREALEELKRLQSPYLNWAGKAERTSFEIDTVSLHVHERIDPASILSAVRKAMKGEGKAKGAEKAIQPGLFDAPFENLPLRDAIDFYRHERGWANRLVAGDSLLVMNSLLQKESMAGRVQMIYIDPPYGIKYGSNFQPFVGKRDVKDRNDSDLTQEPEMIKAFRDTWELGIHSYLTYLRDRLLLARELLHESGSVFVQISDENLHHVREIMDEVFGAENAVGLITFKKTTGAGSPSGGTQVLARVADYLVWYAKAASRVKYRQIYREKEIDGAGGSGYSMVQDLSGSRRRIRTDEAPSTGVFTPDNLTSQSSGGPQVFEWHFEGSLFSPQKAGWKTTQAGMRRLHRGGRLYAAGNTLRYVRFFNDFAAFPINGLWDDTTTAGFGDPKSYVVQTNSKVIERCMLMTTDPGDLVLDPTCGSGTTAYVAEKWGRRWITCDTSRVAVTLAKQRLMTASFDYFELKYPHEGLKGGFIYKTVPHVTLKSIANNPDIDSIYERMHPAIDTALARLNDALHRAPPALPFAITEGGRKGTAIDFAKGVSLQEWEVPFDFPEGWPATAREAFDAFHAARQAMQRQMDDSIAAHADQEVLYDQPAIAKNKLRITGPFTVEAVPFPSVKSLDEASGPEEADASIARTGESGRQHQWRDELLKTGIRGKGGQMLKFADLEALPFDADMANLHAVGHLDSGERVVVSFGPEHAALEQRQVANALNEAGNLFPLPKMIVFCAFTFDPEAAKDIDALKGITALKAQMNTDLLTEDLKKARASNQSFWLMGQPEVEVRTLKDGRFEVEVHGFDYFDTVKGELVSGGKRNIAMWALDTDYDERSLFPRQVFFPMAGKGEGWEKLKKNIRAELDEARLGKFHGTVSLPFEAGDNHKVAVKIVDDRGIESLKVIGLQ; from the coding sequence ATGCAGCACTCGCAAGCCATAATCGACCGCAAACCGCCGCTGGTGGCCTGCGAACAAGAAGATCAGGGAGTGCTTTCCGTGTCCAGCCTGCAAGATCGCGTCACTCGCGCGATGCTTTCCATCGTCCCGTCCGATGGTTCCACGATCGGCAATACCGCCCTTCGCCGCGAGATCGAAAAGAGGTTGCAGTCCGAGGGGCTGGCGATGGGCGACGATGACTACTGGCAGGCGCACAGCGCCCTGGTTGCCGACGGCGCGCTGGTGAAAGGGCAAGGGCGCGGCGGCTCGGTGCGGCGCGCGCAGGCGGGCGGGAATGTCGAATCCAGCGCGTCGGGCGGTCTCGCGGACGATGCCGGCGGCTTTGCCCTGCAGGTGCAGCAGACCCCGGAACTGCGCAGCACACCAACGCCGCCGAAAGCCCCGGCCGCTGCGACGCGCCCGACAGCGCCGGTCACGCGCAATGCAGCCGGCGAGGCGGCGCAGATCATCTCCTACCGCCACGCCGACAAGCGCAAGAACAACCCCGAGGTCGGCATGGTGACGCCGGCCACGGACCCGGAGGCGGGCAAGACGCGCTGGGCTTACGATCCGCACCTCGACCCGGCGCTGCAGTTCGATCCCGCGCGCGCCAACATCGAGAAGCTGATCGACGACGCGCTGGCGTCGGGCGACACCGACCGCATGCGCGAGGCCCTGGAAGAGCTCAAGCGCTTGCAGTCGCCCTACCTGAACTGGGCGGGCAAAGCCGAGCGCACCAGCTTCGAGATCGACACCGTCAGCCTGCACGTCCATGAACGTATCGACCCAGCGAGCATCCTGTCTGCGGTGCGAAAGGCGATGAAGGGCGAGGGCAAGGCCAAGGGCGCAGAGAAGGCCATCCAGCCCGGCCTGTTCGACGCCCCCTTCGAGAACCTGCCGCTGCGCGACGCGATCGACTTCTACCGCCATGAACGCGGCTGGGCGAACCGGCTGGTCGCGGGCGACAGCCTGCTGGTGATGAACAGCCTGCTGCAGAAGGAGAGCATGGCCGGCCGGGTGCAGATGATCTACATCGACCCGCCCTACGGCATCAAGTACGGCAGCAACTTCCAGCCTTTCGTCGGCAAACGCGACGTGAAGGACCGCAACGACTCGGATCTCACGCAGGAACCCGAGATGATCAAGGCGTTTCGGGATACCTGGGAGCTGGGCATCCACTCGTACCTGACCTATCTGCGCGACCGGCTGCTGCTGGCGCGGGAACTGCTGCACGAGTCGGGCAGCGTGTTCGTGCAGATCTCGGATGAGAACCTGCATCACGTGCGTGAGATCATGGATGAGGTGTTTGGAGCCGAGAATGCCGTTGGGTTGATCACTTTTAAGAAAACTACTGGTGCGGGGAGCCCTTCCGGCGGCACGCAGGTGTTGGCCCGAGTTGCTGACTATTTGGTTTGGTATGCGAAGGCCGCAAGTCGGGTTAAGTACCGTCAGATCTATAGGGAAAAGGAAATAGACGGCGCAGGCGGTTCTGGCTATTCGATGGTGCAAGACTTATCCGGTTCGAGGCGTCGGATCCGCACTGACGAGGCCCCATCCACGGGTGTGTTCACTCCGGATAATCTGACCTCCCAGAGCTCTGGAGGTCCTCAAGTATTTGAATGGCATTTCGAAGGTTCGCTTTTCTCTCCTCAGAAGGCTGGATGGAAGACGACTCAAGCGGGAATGAGAAGACTGCACAGAGGTGGACGGTTGTATGCCGCTGGGAACACTCTGCGTTATGTCAGGTTCTTCAATGATTTCGCTGCATTCCCGATCAACGGACTCTGGGATGACACCACGACCGCAGGGTTTGGCGATCCTAAGAGCTATGTTGTTCAAACGAACAGCAAAGTCATTGAGCGCTGTATGCTCATGACAACCGACCCCGGCGACCTAGTTCTCGACCCGACCTGTGGCTCGGGCACCACGGCTTACGTCGCCGAAAAATGGGGCCGCCGCTGGATCACCTGCGACACCTCGCGCGTGGCCGTCACGCTGGCCAAGCAGCGCCTGATGACCGCCAGCTTCGACTACTTCGAGCTGAAGTATCCGCATGAGGGTCTGAAAGGCGGCTTCATCTACAAGACGGTCCCGCACGTCACGCTGAAGTCGATCGCCAACAACCCGGACATCGACAGCATCTACGAGCGCATGCACCCGGCGATCGACACCGCGCTGGCGCGTCTCAACGATGCACTGCATCGCGCGCCGCCGGCGCTGCCCTTCGCGATCACCGAAGGCGGGCGCAAGGGCACGGCCATCGACTTCGCCAAGGGCGTATCCCTGCAGGAATGGGAGGTGCCATTCGACTTCCCGGAGGGCTGGCCCGCCACCGCTCGGGAAGCCTTTGATGCCTTCCACGCCGCCCGTCAGGCCATGCAGCGCCAGATGGACGACTCGATCGCCGCGCACGCCGATCAGGAGGTGCTCTACGACCAGCCCGCGATCGCCAAAAACAAGCTGCGCATCACCGGCCCCTTCACCGTCGAGGCGGTGCCCTTCCCGAGCGTGAAGTCGCTGGACGAGGCGAGCGGCCCGGAAGAGGCGGACGCCAGCATTGCGCGCACCGGCGAATCCGGTCGCCAGCACCAGTGGCGCGACGAGTTGCTGAAGACCGGCATCCGCGGCAAGGGCGGCCAGATGCTGAAGTTCGCCGACCTGGAGGCACTGCCCTTCGACGCCGACATGGCGAACCTGCATGCCGTCGGCCACCTCGACAGCGGCGAGCGCGTGGTGGTGAGCTTCGGCCCGGAGCACGCCGCGCTGGAACAGCGTCAGGTCGCCAATGCGCTCAACGAGGCCGGCAACCTGTTCCCGCTGCCGAAGATGATCGTGTTCTGCGCCTTCACCTTCGACCCGGAGGCCGCCAAGGACATCGACGCGCTCAAGGGCATCACCGCGCTGAAAGCGCAGATGAATACCGATCTGCTGACCGAAGACTTGAAGAAGGCGCGTGCCAGCAACCAGAGCTTCTGGCTGATGGGCCAGCCCGAGGTCGAGGTGCGTACGCTCAAGGACGGTCGGTTCGAGGTCGAGGTCCATGGCTTCGACTATTTCGACACCGTAAAGGGCGAGCTCGTGTCCGGCGGCAAGCGCAACATCGCCATGTGGGCGCTCGACACCGACTACGACGAGCGCAGCCTCTTCCCGCGTCAGGTGTTCTTCCCGATGGCCGGCAAGGGCGAAGGGTGGGAAAAGCTGAAGAAGAACATTCGCGCCGAGCTCGACGAGGCTCGCCTGGGCAAATTTCACGGCACGGTCAGCCTGCCGTTCGAGGCGGGCGACAACCACAAGGTGGCGGTGAAGATCGTCGATGACCGGGGTATCGAGTCGCTGAAAGTGATCGGGCTGCAGTGA
- a CDS encoding DUF3987 domain-containing protein — protein sequence MNYDTITDTDRINSALTYVDATDRDVWLRMGMAVKSELGEHGFDTWDTWGQSSDSYNATDSKTVWRSIRPDGKVGIGSLFHEAKQRGWQDDGRRHTLTAAEIEERRRAAAERAAADAAEIERERAETATKAAAILKAATAATSDNPYLARKQASTTVTLREIGAGAAAAILGYTPKSSGELLEGRLLVVPVKQGDALSTAELIDGEGRKTALSGRGSKAGGYWATRKPDDGTDVLLIGEGVATTLSASEATGHVGIAALSSGNLMAVARAMRDRYQGAELVLLADLVKSSGLPDPHAVEAARAVDGKLAIPDFGPQRDPGDKDMNDLFVRCGAEAVQKAVVSASKPVGAEGQDGADNPADADPNVWSDPLPLSAKIEPEPYPLDALPLAIRAAVVEVQGFVQAPVPMVATSALTAVSLAVQAHFDVKRLEKLHGPVGIYALILGDSGERKSTTDGFFTRAIRDFEAAQAEAAKPALADYKAATEAWEAKRGGIKEKIRELAKGAKPTGEMESALRDLERDKPQRPRVPSMIYTDITQEELGYRLANEWPSASIMSSEAGAVFGAHGMSKDSAMRFLSTMNLLWDGASIGSSRRTVESWKVRSARLTVALMVQEPTIREFFTRSGTLARGTGFLARFLVAWPESTQGTRMIDADAPDGPASWPHLAAFHQRITDILQMPVPMDDDGGLTPAMLTMTPEAKAAWVMFFNAIESELGHGGELYDVRDVASKTADNAVRLAALFQVFQGGGGAIGLDALNGAGQIAAWHLSEARRFFGELALPPELADAARLDTWLIEHCQQERTRMVSKRYARQYGPLRDGARLDAAIKELCELERVQVLKDGKSLTIQLNPALMEVSHEAV from the coding sequence ATGAACTACGACACCATCACCGACACCGACCGCATCAACAGCGCACTGACCTACGTCGACGCGACCGACCGCGACGTGTGGTTGCGCATGGGCATGGCGGTGAAGTCTGAGCTCGGCGAACACGGCTTCGACACCTGGGACACCTGGGGCCAGTCATCCGACAGCTACAACGCGACCGACTCCAAAACCGTGTGGCGCAGCATCCGGCCTGACGGCAAGGTGGGCATCGGTTCCCTGTTCCACGAGGCCAAGCAACGCGGCTGGCAGGATGACGGCAGGCGGCACACCCTGACCGCTGCCGAGATCGAGGAACGCCGACGTGCTGCCGCTGAACGTGCCGCTGCTGATGCTGCCGAGATCGAGCGCGAGCGTGCCGAGACTGCAACGAAGGCGGCTGCGATCCTGAAGGCCGCGACCGCAGCAACGAGCGACAACCCCTATCTGGCACGCAAGCAGGCATCCACGACGGTGACCCTGCGCGAGATCGGCGCGGGCGCGGCGGCGGCGATCCTGGGCTACACGCCGAAGTCATCGGGAGAACTGCTGGAAGGCCGCTTGCTGGTCGTGCCGGTCAAGCAAGGTGATGCGCTCTCGACCGCGGAACTGATCGACGGCGAGGGCCGCAAAACGGCGCTGTCCGGGCGTGGCAGTAAGGCCGGTGGATACTGGGCAACACGCAAACCGGATGACGGCACCGACGTGCTGTTGATTGGCGAGGGTGTGGCGACAACGCTATCGGCTTCGGAGGCAACCGGGCACGTCGGCATTGCGGCGCTGTCGTCGGGCAACCTGATGGCGGTGGCGCGCGCCATGCGTGACCGCTACCAGGGCGCGGAGCTGGTGCTGCTGGCCGACTTGGTGAAGTCGTCGGGCCTGCCTGATCCCCATGCGGTAGAGGCGGCGCGTGCCGTCGACGGCAAGCTGGCGATTCCAGACTTCGGGCCGCAGCGCGATCCGGGCGACAAGGACATGAATGACTTGTTCGTGAGGTGCGGCGCGGAGGCTGTGCAGAAGGCGGTGGTCAGCGCCAGCAAGCCGGTAGGGGCTGAGGGCCAAGACGGCGCTGACAACCCGGCTGACGCCGATCCTAACGTCTGGTCTGATCCGCTACCGTTGTCGGCCAAGATCGAGCCTGAGCCATACCCACTCGACGCGCTGCCGCTGGCAATCCGTGCAGCGGTGGTGGAAGTCCAGGGCTTCGTGCAGGCACCTGTGCCGATGGTGGCAACATCGGCGCTGACGGCTGTTTCACTGGCAGTTCAAGCGCACTTCGACGTCAAGCGACTCGAAAAGCTGCATGGGCCTGTCGGCATCTACGCGCTCATCCTTGGCGACTCTGGCGAGCGCAAGTCCACTACGGACGGTTTCTTCACGCGGGCGATCCGAGACTTCGAGGCGGCGCAAGCTGAAGCCGCCAAGCCTGCTTTGGCAGACTACAAGGCGGCAACCGAAGCCTGGGAGGCCAAGCGCGGCGGTATCAAGGAAAAAATCCGCGAACTGGCAAAGGGCGCCAAGCCGACCGGAGAAATGGAGTCGGCATTGCGTGACCTTGAGCGCGACAAGCCGCAGCGCCCCCGCGTGCCGAGCATGATCTACACGGACATTACGCAAGAGGAATTGGGCTACCGGCTGGCGAATGAATGGCCGTCGGCAAGCATCATGTCGTCAGAGGCTGGCGCAGTATTTGGCGCGCACGGCATGAGCAAGGATTCGGCCATGCGTTTCTTGTCGACCATGAATCTGCTATGGGACGGCGCTTCCATTGGATCGAGCCGCCGAACGGTGGAGTCGTGGAAGGTGCGCAGCGCACGCCTGACGGTGGCGCTGATGGTGCAAGAGCCGACGATACGCGAGTTCTTCACGCGATCCGGCACGCTGGCACGCGGCACAGGCTTTCTCGCGCGCTTCCTTGTGGCGTGGCCTGAATCGACGCAAGGCACGCGGATGATTGATGCGGATGCGCCTGATGGGCCTGCATCCTGGCCACACCTTGCTGCCTTCCACCAGCGCATCACGGACATCTTGCAAATGCCTGTGCCGATGGATGACGACGGCGGGCTGACCCCGGCCATGTTGACGATGACCCCTGAAGCAAAGGCGGCATGGGTGATGTTCTTCAATGCTATCGAGAGCGAGCTTGGACACGGCGGCGAGCTTTACGACGTGCGCGATGTTGCCAGCAAGACCGCAGACAACGCGGTACGGCTGGCGGCGCTGTTCCAAGTGTTCCAGGGTGGCGGTGGCGCCATCGGTCTGGATGCGCTCAATGGTGCTGGTCAGATAGCGGCATGGCATCTGTCCGAAGCACGCCGGTTCTTCGGTGAGCTGGCGCTGCCGCCTGAACTGGCCGATGCGGCGCGGCTGGATACGTGGCTGATCGAGCATTGCCAGCAAGAGCGCACGCGCATGGTCAGCAAACGCTACGCACGGCAGTACGGGCCGCTGCGCGATGGCGCAAGACTCGACGCGGCAATCAAGGAGCTTTGCGAGCTTGAGCGTGTGCAAGTGCTGAAGGACGGCAAGAGCCTGACCATCCAACTGAACCCGGCGCTGATGGAGGTCAGTCATGAAGCTGTCTGA
- a CDS encoding AlpA family phage regulatory protein, translated as MAQRANITAALENFKAAPDEAFVRQPVVEVLFACSSATVWRRIKSGLIPAPVKLSERSTAWRVGDLRAALASLSQ; from the coding sequence ATGGCTCAACGAGCAAACATCACCGCAGCACTGGAAAACTTCAAAGCCGCACCCGACGAAGCCTTCGTGCGTCAGCCTGTTGTAGAAGTGCTGTTCGCGTGTTCGTCGGCAACCGTCTGGCGTCGCATCAAGTCCGGTCTGATCCCTGCACCTGTGAAGCTGTCCGAACGTTCGACCGCGTGGCGCGTGGGCGATCTGCGCGCGGCTCTCGCCAGCCTGTCGCAGTGA
- a CDS encoding DEAD/DEAH box helicase family protein, with translation MSKPRSLIISSPFEAPTHHWRRKSDSSLELMEGRRPAGYEIFDTRNNTLRSVELELVNRIRERVDAWREAGYPGVTSVTRQLLAHWQDEEISRQYAFYFCQLEAIETLIWHVEAPADYKQGIAIPGDGGAWERVCNKMATGSGKTTVMAMLITWQVLNALTYPKRTKDFSRAVFIVAPGLTVKERLQVLLPGHPENYYDAFALCPNEALRQKLNQVEILIENWHSLMPLKEQDRSVVKKGAESDEAYVRRVLGKLAGYKDIIVINDEAHHAYRKPAESKVSKKEAEALGIDLEEATRWVEGLDRIHKMCRISRCFDLSATPFAPTGKTSTEAALFEWVISDFGLYDAIEAGLVKTPRVVIRDNALPNAQTYRSKLYHLYREPEVAEDLNRRGAEPHEALPQIVQEAYTLLGADWRETLKAWQTNNHTSPPVMLTVCNRTETAARIEHYFRSGDAYWPELHVPSRTLRVDSKVLDKAEIGETASSDKAYEAVLREIVEAANIPVTRKAELLELKKEELLRAIIDNVGKRGSAGQDLQNVISVAMLSEGWDAKNVTHIMGLRAFTSQLLCEQVIGRGLRRVSYDTEAVVCPDGKERMLFKAEYVNVFGVPLSVFEDVGAGGDAPPPPRNSTQVEAVQERAELEISWPNVLRVDVVVHSTLRVNWSKMTVLKLDPAKIHVSADMAPALGGAADLSKAVSIDLEKLPEEFRLQRVLFVAARKAFAEMRHGFTGSREYLVQQLVRLVEQFFQSDRLDIPSLFHQEPLRKRILFALSIDTIVQHVVDHFRQENAERLEPVFDSEFPIGSTRNMRTWYTTKPCVETTKSQISHAVSDSTWEAYTVNVLEQRADVAAYAKNDHLGFQIYYLWRGSRRRFVPDFLIELANGKRLVLEIKGEDSDQNRVKRMALDAWVRAVNARGGFGTWCWDVVKAEPSKVDDVLAHHAGHARASEPIGEGVLVPA, from the coding sequence ATGAGCAAACCGCGGTCCCTGATCATCAGCTCGCCTTTCGAGGCACCGACCCACCACTGGCGGCGCAAGAGCGACAGCAGCCTTGAGCTGATGGAAGGCCGGCGACCGGCCGGCTACGAGATCTTCGACACCCGCAACAACACGCTGCGCAGCGTGGAGCTCGAACTCGTCAATCGCATCCGCGAGCGGGTTGATGCTTGGCGCGAGGCCGGCTATCCGGGCGTGACTTCGGTGACGCGGCAGTTGCTTGCGCACTGGCAGGACGAGGAGATCAGCCGGCAGTACGCCTTCTACTTCTGTCAGCTCGAAGCGATCGAGACGCTGATCTGGCACGTCGAGGCACCGGCCGACTACAAGCAGGGCATCGCCATTCCCGGCGACGGCGGCGCGTGGGAGCGCGTCTGCAACAAGATGGCCACCGGCAGCGGCAAGACCACGGTGATGGCCATGCTCATCACGTGGCAGGTGCTCAATGCGCTGACCTATCCGAAACGCACCAAGGACTTTTCGCGGGCGGTCTTCATCGTCGCGCCAGGTCTGACGGTCAAGGAGCGGCTGCAGGTGCTGCTGCCGGGACATCCGGAGAACTACTACGACGCCTTCGCGCTGTGCCCGAATGAAGCCCTGCGGCAGAAACTTAATCAGGTCGAGATCCTGATCGAGAACTGGCATAGCCTGATGCCGCTGAAGGAGCAGGACCGCTCGGTGGTGAAAAAGGGCGCGGAGAGTGACGAAGCCTATGTGCGCCGAGTGCTCGGCAAGCTCGCAGGCTACAAGGACATCATCGTCATCAACGACGAGGCCCACCACGCCTACCGCAAGCCGGCCGAGAGCAAGGTCAGCAAGAAGGAGGCGGAGGCGCTCGGCATCGACCTGGAAGAGGCCACGCGCTGGGTCGAGGGACTGGACCGCATTCACAAGATGTGCCGCATCAGCCGGTGCTTTGATCTGTCGGCGACGCCGTTCGCACCGACCGGCAAGACCAGCACTGAGGCTGCGCTGTTCGAGTGGGTGATCTCGGACTTCGGGCTCTACGATGCGATCGAGGCCGGGCTGGTGAAAACGCCGCGCGTGGTGATCCGCGACAACGCGCTGCCGAATGCGCAGACGTACCGCAGCAAGCTGTATCACCTGTACCGCGAGCCCGAGGTCGCTGAAGACTTGAACCGTCGGGGTGCCGAGCCGCACGAGGCATTGCCGCAGATCGTCCAGGAAGCCTATACGCTGCTGGGGGCCGACTGGCGCGAGACGCTGAAGGCGTGGCAGACGAACAACCACACCTCGCCGCCAGTGATGCTGACGGTGTGCAATCGCACCGAGACCGCGGCGCGGATCGAGCATTACTTCCGCTCGGGCGATGCGTACTGGCCCGAGCTCCATGTGCCGAGTCGAACCCTGCGCGTAGACTCCAAGGTGCTCGACAAGGCGGAGATTGGTGAAACCGCCAGCAGCGACAAGGCTTACGAGGCGGTGCTGCGCGAGATCGTCGAGGCGGCCAACATCCCGGTGACACGCAAGGCGGAGCTCCTGGAGTTGAAGAAGGAAGAGCTGCTGCGCGCGATCATCGACAACGTCGGCAAACGCGGCAGCGCGGGCCAGGATCTGCAGAACGTGATCTCGGTGGCGATGCTCTCAGAGGGCTGGGACGCCAAGAACGTGACCCACATCATGGGCCTGCGGGCCTTCACCAGTCAGCTACTGTGCGAGCAGGTGATCGGCCGCGGCCTGCGTCGGGTGTCCTACGACACCGAGGCGGTGGTCTGCCCGGACGGCAAGGAACGGATGCTGTTCAAGGCCGAGTACGTCAACGTGTTCGGTGTTCCGCTGTCGGTGTTCGAGGATGTGGGTGCGGGAGGCGATGCGCCGCCGCCGCCGCGAAACAGCACCCAAGTCGAGGCTGTCCAGGAGCGCGCCGAACTGGAGATCAGTTGGCCCAATGTGCTGCGGGTCGATGTGGTTGTGCACTCCACGCTGCGTGTCAATTGGTCGAAGATGACGGTGCTCAAGCTCGATCCTGCCAAGATCCACGTCAGCGCGGACATGGCTCCCGCCTTGGGCGGTGCGGCCGACCTCAGCAAGGCGGTGTCCATTGACCTGGAGAAGCTGCCCGAAGAGTTCCGGCTGCAGCGCGTGTTGTTCGTGGCGGCGCGCAAGGCATTTGCCGAAATGCGGCACGGCTTCACCGGCAGCCGCGAATATCTCGTTCAGCAACTGGTGCGACTGGTCGAACAGTTCTTCCAGTCCGACCGGCTCGACATCCCGTCGCTGTTCCATCAGGAGCCGCTGCGCAAGCGCATCCTGTTCGCGCTCTCGATCGACACCATCGTCCAGCATGTGGTCGATCATTTCCGGCAGGAGAACGCCGAGCGGCTGGAACCCGTGTTCGATAGCGAGTTCCCGATCGGCTCGACGCGCAACATGCGCACTTGGTACACGACAAAGCCTTGCGTCGAGACGACCAAGTCGCAGATCAGCCACGCAGTCTCGGACAGCACTTGGGAAGCCTACACGGTCAATGTGCTCGAACAGCGGGCTGACGTGGCGGCCTACGCCAAGAACGACCACTTGGGCTTCCAGATCTACTACCTGTGGCGCGGCAGCCGGCGGCGCTTCGTGCCCGATTTCCTGATCGAGCTCGCCAACGGCAAGCGACTGGTGCTGGAGATCAAGGGCGAGGACTCGGACCAGAACAGGGTCAAGCGCATGGCGCTCGATGCCTGGGTGCGGGCGGTGAATGCCCGCGGTGGCTTCGGGACGTGGTGCTGGGATGTGGTGAAGGCCGAACCGTCGAAGGTCGATGACGTGCTGGCGCATCACGCAGGACATGCGCGCGCGTCGGAACCGATTGGTGAGGGGGTATTGGTCCCTGCGTGA
- the gmk gene encoding guanylate kinase, with translation MPGTLFIVTAPSGAGKTTLVRGLLQRDARVQLSISYTTRAPRPGEQDGREYHFVDVPTFRALRDRGEFLEWAEVHGNYYATSKVWLKAQIDAGRDTLLEIDWQGAQQVRKHFPGAVGVFILPPSMEELEARLRGRNTDSDDVISRRLLGARGEMRHVAEFDYVIINDEIDAALDDLVAVVRAARLRYANQHQRHPEYFAFLEQD, from the coding sequence ATGCCCGGAACACTTTTCATCGTCACCGCGCCCTCGGGCGCCGGCAAGACCACCCTGGTGCGCGGCCTGCTGCAGCGCGATGCGCGGGTGCAGCTGTCGATCTCCTACACCACGCGCGCGCCGCGCCCCGGCGAGCAGGACGGGCGCGAATACCACTTCGTCGACGTGCCGACCTTCCGCGCGCTGCGCGACCGCGGCGAGTTCCTCGAATGGGCGGAAGTGCACGGCAACTACTACGCCACCTCGAAGGTCTGGCTCAAGGCGCAGATCGATGCAGGGCGCGACACCCTGCTCGAAATCGACTGGCAGGGCGCGCAGCAGGTGAGGAAGCACTTCCCCGGCGCGGTCGGCGTCTTCATCCTGCCGCCGTCGATGGAGGAACTCGAAGCCCGTCTGCGTGGCCGAAACACCGACAGCGACGACGTGATCAGCCGCCGCCTGCTCGGTGCCCGCGGGGAAATGCGCCATGTCGCCGAATTCGACTACGTTATAATCAACGACGAAATCGATGCCGCGCTCGACGACCTCGTTGCCGTCGTGCGCGCTGCGCGTTTGCGCTACGCCAACCAGCATCAGCGGCATCCCGAATATTTCGCCTTTCTCGAACAGGATTGA